GGTAACTAATAAAAGAAGGCCTCGGGATTAGCAAAGAAGAACTCGAGTGCTCTCCTTATGGTGAAGTTAAACTGCGAATAGCCAATGTTGCTCAAATGGAGGCAATCCCATATGAAAAATCTGTGATCCCAACCCACTATATTTGGGTGCCTAATGACTCTAGCACGGTTTCGCACGGCGAGGCGACGAAGGCCCCTATTACATTGGCTCAACTCCTGACGCATGCGCATCTGGTCGCCTGCCCCATAGAAGAAGGGCCTGTCTAACACTTCTGAAAAAATCAGCCTGGTTGTGGGCAATAGGAAATAACCCTCCGAAAAGCATCAGTAAAAAGAGCGAACATGTAGTTGGGGCCCCCATTTCCAAAGTCGTTTGACCCCAAGTGCACTATCAAGATGTCGGGTGGTCCAGAGCTACTCAGCTCGCTGATGAGCATAGATTCCAGGTCTTGGAGATGGGCCCCACTCTTCCCTTCCACCAAATTGTGATTCCTACTGCACCCAACCCCAGATTGAAATCCCCGTCCTGCCTGGCTACGACTGCTGCCCGTCTAACGTGGCTGTCCCCCATAATCCACAGCGTCGTACCTATAAAAGAAACGACCAAATTTCTCGAATAAAATTCATGCTATGCTAGAGGGTAAACAACCACAATACTAATTAACATGTTACCGTTGGGCGTCTAATGTAAGACTTGAATGCCCCAGAACGCCACCTCCCCATTTCCCTAATCTTTTCATCAGGGATGCCCAGATCTGCTGCTCTCGTTGCAGCACCGATCCGAAAAGAGTGGGTTTTGAAAACACCAGATGGTAAATTACAGAACTGAACTGCACTCTCTAGGACATGACTGAATTGCCCCCTAGTTACCGGTGCTCCATCAAAGTGACAGATCAGTGCCGACCCCGAGGGTGGTCTGACAGCTAGATAACTTTGTAGGGCTTGAACCGGGCATATGACCGGATTTGGGTTGCATGGAATCCAAATAACTTGTGTGGGCCCCGCTGATTGTTTTTGTGTGCTTAAATGATACCTGAATACCTCGCTTCCCCCCTCTAATTTCGAACGTGATATCACTCAACATTAGCACTGATGCCTGAGTAAAATTGGTGGAACTCGACACAATTTCCCCAACCCGCATAAAACCAAAGAAAGCCATTGAGAACGCCGCTCGGAATGCAAGCGTTTCAAAATGGGATGAACAGATGTAATCCAAACACGGTAGGATCTGACACAGCATAGGCAAGGTAATCGGTTGTCTCACATCTTTCATGTTGCGGCCACATCTCCGGAAGCCCTCAAGCATTTGTCTGACCACAAAATTATCCGTTGGGTCATGCTGACCATTCACTTTATGAAAGTGACCAATGGCCGACAAGTATGTGGATGCTGTGCTCGCTGCGTAATCCTTGGATGATAGGAAGGCTATAAATAATGCAATGTCTGCCGTTGGAATAGGGTAAACTTCTGCAATGCCGTGTGTCCCTGCAAATTTCCTGAAGCAACTTAAGGCCCCGTCGTATGTTTTTCGCGTCTTTTGGGCATGCGCGCAATCTAACAAACGGCGGGCCTCCACCTCTAAATATCCAAGACCAGGCGAGGGCACGGCGTTCCCACCTTGTCTGCCCAGGGAGCCAGCTGTCTGAAACGCTGAAATTGAAAACGAGACAAAGCATCAGCTATTGAGTTTTCTACACCTGGGATGTGCTTTGCTTTGAACATGATGTTGAATCGGAGGCAGCTCATAACCAGCATCCTCACCAATGACATGATCGGTGTGCATTTTGAAGTCTTCCTGTTGATGATGGCTACCACCGCCTGGTTGTCAGACCTAAAGACAATTCTCTGGTTAGCCATCTTTTCTCCCCATAATTGGACGGCTACTACTATAGGGTAAAGTTCTAGAAATGCAATGGATGGGTTCAGACACAGGATGTCACCGGGCCACTGCATCTGGGTCCAATGGCCCTGAAAAAATGCTCCCATTCCGATTCCCCCAGCTGCATCCGTGAATAACTGGAGCTCCGAGTTAGCAATCGGGTCTATGGCTAGGAACATTGACACGCCATTGAAATGCCTCAAAAACTCAAGCCACATCTTTAAGTCCTCCCTAGCGCCTTTCCCTATTGTAACCCGAGTTGACTTGCCTTTCACCCCCTTTGTCAGGTCAATCAAACGCCTCATGAACGCCCTACCCGGTGCTACTGCCCTACACACAAAATTCAAAAGCCCCAATAATGACTGAATCCTCTGAAGGGTCATCGATTCTGACCTGACAGCCTTCTCCAACTGTTCCTGAAGCTTCCTTAGCTTCTCTTCGGGCACCCTGACTACCTGTCGAATGGAGTCAATTTCTAATCCCAGGAACGTAATTACTGTTGATGGCCCTCCGTTTTTTCAAGAGCCAAAGGGACCCCTAAAGTTGAGCAGACTTTCTTGAAAGACTGCAGCAGTACTAAACAGTGCGCCGAGCCCCCTCTTGAAACCATGAAAAAGTCGTCTAAGTAGTGAATTATTGCCCGGGACTGCGTGATATCCCTCACTTTGAACTCCAGGAAGGAGGCGAATGTCTCGAAAAGAGAGCAGCTTATACCTGCTCCCATTGGCAGTGCCTTATCGAAGAAATATTCCCCTCAAACTTAAAACCCAGTAACTCAAAATCCCCTGGTGATATAGGCAAGAGCCTGAAGGCCGATTTTATGTCGCTCTTCGCCATAAGTGCCCCTTCGCCTTCCCCTGCCACCAGGGCCACCGCCTCATCAAAACTTGTATATTCAACTTTGCACAGTTCCTGCGGGATCCCGTCATTAATAGACGCCCCCTCAGGGAAGGACAAATGTTGTATGAGGCGGTATTCCCCTGGTGTGCGCTTCTCGACAAGCCCAATGGGTGAGCACTGGAGCCTTGGGAGCGGTCTCTTGCGAAAAGGACCCGCCATTCTACCTGACTCGACCTCCTTCATGATTTTTTCCCTAGTAACGGTACTTAGTCTGCGTGCAGACTGTAGGCTGTCTGCATCCCTTGCCTCCCTTTTACCCAGGAAACCCAATTTAAACCCGTGTTGGAAACCCTCCCTTAATGTCTCACTGGCGGCCTCATTAGGATATGAAGAGAGCCATTGAAGCAAAACATTGAGCTTAATAGGGGTTTGGGCGAGGGGAGAGGAGGGGGCTGGTCTGAATGCTCCCTGTTGCGGCTGCCCCTGTCTAGACTGTGCACCCCGACTCGACATGACCAGGCTGCATGCCCTTGTCTGTTGCACCTTGTACAGATGGTATGCATCTGTGGTGTTGAGCTCCCTTGCCGATAGCATGACCTTGCGGTATGCCCCGGTTTTTTGCATGTTTGACAGATGTGTCGAAAACGACAAAGGTGCTCCGCCTTGCTGCATTCTCCCCTATTGAAAGCAAAGCATGGGAGGTTAGTTGTCTGCGGGAGAGGTGCCCGACCAGCGCTAAACCCGGCTTGCTGCGGGGCCCCTTTGGTGGTAACATGTTGTGGCATCCTAGAATGCATCAACATTCGTGCGTAAGCTTCCATGTCAATGCAAGCCCATGACCGGGTGGGCTCCCTCTCCTGCTTCATTCTGAACTCAACGTCATATCCTGACCAGGCTTCAGTACTGAAACCTTGTGCGTAAGAGCGGATTGACGCAAGATATTTCAAAAGCTCCTGACCTCTATGTGCGTGCTTCAGCATGTAAACCCCCATGAAAATGATAAATGCATTGGTCCAAGTACCAATATCTTTTATCTCCTTCTTAGATTGGAGTGTATGCTGGGCCACTAGATTTGCCCCCACCTGCTGAAAGGACCAAGAGGTGGCTGAAATAGAAGCTTGACTATTCACTAACATAGCTGACATGGGTACGTAATCCC
Above is a window of Amphiura filiformis chromosome 7, Afil_fr2py, whole genome shotgun sequence DNA encoding:
- the LOC140158046 gene encoding uncharacterized protein gives rise to the protein MAGPFRKRPLPRLQCSPIGLVEKRTPGEYRLIQHLSFPEGASINDGIPQELCKVEYTSFDEAVALVAGEGEGALMAKSDIKSAFRLLPISPGDFELLGFKFEGNISSIRHCQWEQVVRVPEEKLRKLQEQLEKAVRSESMTLQRIQSLLGLLNFVCRAVAPGRAFMRRLIDLTKGVKGKSTRVTIGKGAREDLKMWLEFLRHFNGVSMFLAIDPIANSELQLFTDAAGGIGMGAFFQGHWTQMQWPGDILCLNPSIAFLELYPIVVAVQLWGEKMANQRIVFRSDNQAVVAIINRKTSKCTPIMSLVRMLVMSCLRFNIMFKAKHIPGVENSIADALSRFQFQRFRQLAPWADKVGTPCPRLVLDI